The Vigna unguiculata cultivar IT97K-499-35 chromosome 1, ASM411807v1, whole genome shotgun sequence nucleotide sequence ATTCAATAACACATTACAAAAGATTTATCatacaaaataatgaaattttgtaGCTTCAATTATCTCTTGCACATGCTTCGTTTCCTCTGAAAATGTATATGAAAACATTTCGTTTCTTCCAAATTCCTCCAAAAACCTGAAAATCATGCTGCAAGCTATTGTTACTTTTACTCATGACTCCACACCCTAATACCTCATCAAATTGATTAGCAAAAGAAATTATTGTTGTATTAAAAGCAAtaagaaatagtaaaaaatgATTGTTTTTAATCCATATAATATGTATAGATTTTATTGATGGTACTTGCAACTTTTGTTACAGGAAAGAAGTTTTTTCCATCCACCGAAAAaagttttctaaaattaatttcttaaatttaactttGGATCATCTATATGTTATAGATAGCTTTTGAATGAACTGACACACAATGATAtcattgaaattgtttgattattaaatttcttttaactaatttatatatatttcagaaCATAGAAAGACAAAATGAAAGCtaataaatcaaattcaaataaaatgtaaGGGTAGCCCAAGGCCCAACTTTTCTTCTCCACATATAGGTTTCTAATATTTGTCGGCTTTTGCTTCCTCCAACCAAACCCATATCTTCGTGTACCCCCAATCTTCAAAATGACAATTTCAtgtttgttaaattaattagaattaaatagattaattttttattttttaatcaaaataaagtaataaagtgatatcttttttacttaaaaaaaaaagtttgttaaattttgtttgtcaaaatatcattatttttttagaagcGACTTTTAAATAATCTGTTctgaaaattttccaaaataaactttttgaaataaaatttttaaaataaactttctaTAACAAATTTTCTGGAGAGAGCTTTGCAAAAACAAGTGTTTTTTTGTATTCTCTCTCATCTTCTATACAATGTTGTCTCTCTTTCTATGATAGCAACTATGGTAGTAGTtaaagatgacaaataaattcgtTTCCGTTTTGACGAAGAATTTCCACACTAACTAGGTATGCAAATGGGTATGGGAAAtctgcaactttttcaattgggtatacATGGAGATGTACATATTCTCGCTATAATATTCGTCCCCACCATACCTCTGTccatgtttaaattattaaaatattcacaattaattaagtaaccatatatattatttcttctaattatttggtttgttattaaactcattcgcatctcccaTGTATTTTTTAtcgtattataacttttatgtaattctgttaaaataatgtatgccaattaaaaaaaagttgtctcacatttgaatatttctattttttaatatttttatttattgcatattttcctttcacatgagaaatttaatattatcaatttaagtgtttaatagtataaacctttcatttactaggtaatataaaaaaaatcttattattaataatttttgtttcatttgaagaactattttgttttccttaaacaattttcgttatttctcaatcattgagtatatatgttggtatttgaaaatttttcttagatctctaaggtatgtttcatcttatcatacccttaattatacatttggtTTCGTTTGTGCCATTTCTTTCAATAGtatttcaaattgtttttaagacacacatttgttaattttttaatatttttatttgttatttattttcatcatgtataaTACtttttcgatatattttataattatttttttctaactcattatcaatcataatgtaattttttcactataattgtataaataacttttatttttgctacaatataaaaatttaatgtaattgtcatgaatattttcttATCACCATCCAACGTATATTGGAGCTCAGAAGATacaaatctatgtcaaaattttattattatgttcattgtttgttttttgcgtgattttgatcaaatgatgtattgtaacttttattagtgtataaaaaagaaaatcattggaatttaaaaaattgaagtacataaacatttaaaatatattttaatttgaatatttgtttttcttttatatttttttaaaaatattttttaattttatgaactaggtttcattaatatttgcaaattaataaatgttttggttctcatgaaatttatttgatattctaatctaaaatatgaacaattaaaatttatttcacagTATTGGATATCTAAGAAACAATCgtcattttaatattgaatatttgataatattatgtttcttttactgtaattttttattatttaaaaaaatttaattaaaattaatattgaaataataagaaaatgggtacgagtatgggtacgagattatacccgttatctGGTGGGGATgaaatgagacaaaagtttgatacatGTTGGGTTTGGATATAGGGATgtgaatgaattttttctatggGTATGGGATATCGAAACTTGTCCTCGTCCCGTCCCGTTGTCATCCCTGGCAGAAACGGTAGCGGTGATGGTTGGTGACAACAACATAATGAtataggaaaataattttttaacaactaaactaaattttgacaattttctcttacaacttgatgtgtcatcttttaaatggtcttccatttttcattttctcatttttctatatttctaAACCAATTAGAAGATGATACTCaagttataaaagaaagttgttaaaatttgaTTGTCTATATATCATTGTCGAATGATATAACAAGAGGGTACTTTAGTCTTTTTCATAGTTTGGGGGTGCAGTTATTAATTGTGACGGTGTAAGAAGCAATGACATTTTTCCTGtgattatttgtaatttatactGCTCTGCAGAATTTAAGGCATCCTTATAGGCTCCTACAGGGGAAAATAAACAAAGCTTAATATCAAAGTCATACATCCATTAATTGTAGAGTGTTGTTAAGCATGCAATTACTTAGATGTTTAGAATGGTTTGTTACTCATAACTTCATAAGCCAAGCATCAAAGTATTTGTGTTTTGTGACATGATTTAAGAATTAACAAGAGATTATTAGATGGATTTGTCGGGAGCAGAGTTTGGTAAACCATAATCTCATGatttggaaaaggaaaatataaagaaaagagTAGTAATGCAGGTGAGGAGGTGGCAGGGTTAGGTAGGTAAGGTGAGCATTTGGTAGTAGTGATTCAAAGACGCAATATCTTAATGTACAAAACACAAAAGTGCTTATTAACCACCACAATCAAATAAGCGTGTCACCACTCATCACCTTCATTCAAACACTGCAATCACTTACAAACACTCCAATTGGTTCTCACATAATATGACACATATCCCTCATCtgcacttttttttctttctttctttcttttcatagTGCTGCACCCTTTACCCAAttcaaaaaaggaaaaaggggctcttatacattttatttttatttttatttttatctctaaaatTCTGTTTCAAAAGGGTTTTGGAAATGTGAAATCTTTAGAAGAAGGACTTTTTGGCTGGTGCTCTTCCAACTGCTCTCATCAGACTTGCAATCTCCAAAACCCTAGCCACTTTCGTTCCTCTTTTGGCTTCTGCTGATGCCCTTCTCTCCTCTGCTTTTCTATGAGCTTTTGCTATGTCGTTTTGCATTTTCTCCATTGCTCTTGCCCTTTTCTCCTCCAGCTTCCTCTGCACATTTTTTACTCATCAttaacaaaaactttaaatcTGGTCTACTCAACTTTTCTTTTACTGCATGGACACGTAGTTTTACTTCAAATTAACATGAAATCAAATAGTTGAACGGTTTGGTACTTGCTGGTGGGTAACACATTTAAAGTTGCAGTTTTCACATCACTACAGGTTATTCTACCAAAAGAATGTACACTCATGGAAGTTGATAGCAGGTGGGTGACGTTTTAGCTTAAAATTGCAAATGcaataaaaagagaaaaggtgaaaaaTGTGAGGTTCAATGTTGAAGGAAGAACTTATTAGTCGTAATTCAACTTCTCAATGTGAGGTTCAATGCTTAGGGTGATTTCGACATTGAATCTGTGGTATTGTAAATTACCAAAACCATGGGAATgcatgaaaaaaacaaaaacattcatTCATACGACCAAGATACAAAAGGAAGTTGACACTGTTTGGACAAATATGTAAATACACGCATAGATGTTGGATTCGACTTGTCTCGttaaacttacattttttttccatcCAAAACACAGACATAACACTCCTTAAAAAGTACACTGAATAATtctattcatccacacacacaaaaaaaagatCACCTTTTAATCTCAGTTCAACACATATGCATAAACAAATCATCAATGCATagaatattttagtttttttttttttaccaatgattaaaaaaattcttacttTATTACTATAGTTTTTTCTTTCCCTCCTGATGTGGTTCCTCAACAACCAAGGGAAAATAATTCCCCACCTTTTCTTCTACATATAAATcatataatactaataatgaGGCAATCATCAATCATGGCTGCAATCACTTCTAGCCAATCTTACTcaattttcttcttaatttcAAAGTTAACCTGACCATGTACTGATTGGATCATGATGAATGAATCCAAGCATGTTCTGTTTCAATCTCAAGAGTAGTAACAGTAATCATAACCTCAAAGAAACCGAATCAACCCACTCAGAATAATcaccacacacaaacacacataaaatataataaaagaggaagaagatgaacatgCAAGTAAGTAAGTAAGTAAGTAAGTAACAGCgtgagaaaaatagaaaagaaaagttacCTCAACTTTCTTCATCCAAGAGGAAGCTTTCTGAACCTGCTCGCTCTCCCACCCATTGATCACAGCGTCTTCTCTCTTGAACCTGTTGTTAATCTTCGCAACCTTCGCGTTCTGCCACGCTGATATCTTCGTATCCACCTCCTCCTTCTTCACCCTCTGCACCGACACGTGCTCTTCACGTGCACCACCACCCATTTGGGACGAGGGAACCGGGTCCAGAGGGTGGTTATCCGGCACGATCGCCAAAGGGTTCGTCTCTTCCATCAACTCATCTTCCCTGATCCTCCCCAGGTTGTTGTTCACGTTGTTTTGGTTGACGGGAGTTAGGTTGCGGTTGTTGTCGGGGTCGATGGAGGAGCCTGCGAGAACCAGGGCGTTGAACTCTCTGCTCATGGTGGTGAAGTTGTCGGAGGAGGAGGCGCCACCGTCGGTGCTGGCGACGGAGAGGGAGCTTGAACGGTGGGTGTGAAGGGTGTCCCAGGGTCTGCCACGTGGATGGGGAGGGTGAGTTGGTGTTAAGGCGTGGATTTCTCTCacttgttcatcttcttcttcatgaTCCTCCGAGCCCTGGCTCGTGGAACCCATGATTGATGGATCGTTGAACATGGCGTGCGTGTGAGCGTGTGGGGTTGGCTTTTTTAATTCTGTGTAGTGGAGCGAGTGAAGGGAAAGTAGTGTGCAAGAGACAAGAACAAAGTGAAACCAAAGAGTTTCATGAGCATGGGAGAGTGTGTTTGGTGTTGTGTGTTTTGAGGTTGTTATTAATGAATGGAAATGGAGGAATAAGTGTAGACCACACACACCACAAATGCAAAATCTTTCACCTTTCAATGGAATGAACTAAAATAAGGGCACTGTAGGTTCTCATCGTGAAAGCAAAATCTTTTCTAAGCAATATTTTAATGGcggttttttctttcttcttcagtCCTTCACCTTTCCCGTTATTTCTGTTTTGTCCCCAGaaacaaaaattgtaaattcactttcttttctttctcaacacttcctctttctttctttcttcggTAAAGTCTATGTAGTAACTTTGTTTTCAATGTGGATTGAGACTGAAGGCACTGGTATATAGCACACTTCAAAGTGGGGTACTATAGTGATATTCACAATAATAAATGCTCAATAACATTAATTGAACTCGGGTCCTCTACTTCAATTACATGTTAAGCTAGCTAGTTGAATAATCATTAATGTTGTACCCAACTAGGATAATCTGATTCTTATTATTcctctttttaaattattagattGCTTCCTAATATATTACTTTGGAAATGATTAGTAGTAGATAAGCTTGagttagataaaataaataaataacttgtCAACATTAATTAATGTGCAAATAATACAAGTATTAAAAGGAAAGCATGGCAGAGTGGATAATAGCAAAAATCCAGGGGCAGAAATGCAAAACCAAACTTTtagaatattttcttttccttctaaATTATTTGTGATGTCGGCTAGAAATTATGAGTGGCCCTCAAATACAATAAcagtacaaaaataaagaatcaaGAATTGACACGTGCTATGTGAAGAACTTGGGTACAGTTGGATCATTGGCACGTGGCAGTAATCAATAGGTGTTGAGTGTAGCTACGTATATTTCCTCCATGCAACTGATGACATCACACCTAATTTTTTAATCAGTGATTACGCCACGTGTGCGGTTCCACTTACCCACGCCTCACGTTGCTATTAGCCTATTCtactcatttttcattttaatacaaTGTCAACATCGTTaaactatatattatattatcaacaaattttagtCACCTCTTTTTATAatgtatagaaaataaaatatgttcaCACACAATTTAttcaaatgtattttttgttatgtGGAAAACATGAAACTATTGTGAAGAAAACTCAAGAGTTTGTAGGACTTAGTCTACGACTTAAAAAATATGGTAACCCTTGGAAGGGTTAAATGactttatcttatcataatgaGAATATTTTGTAGGTGTTACCATTAGATGTAATGGGAGAGTGAAAGTGATTGAAAGGTAGAACAGTGATGTGGGTCATGTCACTCCATAACAAACAAATTTAGGTACGTGATTTGGAGGGAACTTGGGTGTATTAATGGCGACAATGGAACTTGTTTGGTTCAAGTTGGTgatcaataaaacaaaactttttttttcttttttttctacataTTTATTTCACAATAAGGAGGTTTCACATGTGAATATGGAGGACATTTTCAGATTGGATTgggttttatctttaaaattatcaaaacaagtGTTTTGAAGAGTCAAATGTATTAGGATTGGAACATTCAAGAGGTTGAAGAAAAATGACTTGTAATTTTAacattatgttttatttaatgtgttttgaaaacaactatttttattgacttttatgaattatttacttatgtttattttgagcaatttttctTTACCTTTTTTCACTTTAGATCATTGCAAATCTCACTCGACCCTTCGACCAGTCCACTTTATTTTGACAATGATAT carries:
- the LOC114163679 gene encoding remorin 4.1, which translates into the protein MFNDPSIMGSTSQGSEDHEEEDEQVREIHALTPTHPPHPRGRPWDTLHTHRSSSLSVASTDGGASSSDNFTTMSREFNALVLAGSSIDPDNNRNLTPVNQNNVNNNLGRIREDELMEETNPLAIVPDNHPLDPVPSSQMGGGAREEHVSVQRVKKEEVDTKISAWQNAKVAKINNRFKREDAVINGWESEQVQKASSWMKKVERKLEEKRARAMEKMQNDIAKAHRKAEERRASAEAKRGTKVARVLEIASLMRAVGRAPAKKSFF